tcctCCCAGCCTGGTGGCCGCATCCCCTTTCTCTGCTTTGGGGCCTGTGGAAATTTCCACCGTGTTCCGAGGCGCCCAGGAGCAGGAGCAGACTCTGCCCACGTGAGCCCCAGGCGCAGATCATCAGGGAGATAAGGCTGTACCACTGTCACATTGAGGGCTACGGGCACAGGGACGCTGGCACGGCACAGAGAACAGTGCTTGCTTGGGTTTGATTGCCTGAGCAGAGTGGGGGGACGAtgtaggggagggggaggccaGGTAAATAAGCCTCAGGGTTGGCTGCCAAGCCTTTTGCTGTCTCTGTACTCTCAGGAAACACTAGAAATCCTGGGCAATAGGTAGCAGGTGGCACAGGGGACCAAGCAGGGGGAGGACCCACCTCCCTCCTTGTGACCCTCAGCAGCTGTTTTCTCAGCAGCGCCATGAGGAGCTCAGATCCTCCCCAGTGCCGGCACCCCATGGCTCTCGAACCCATGGACCCCAGAGCTCTCCGTGCCTGCCTGCATCCTCTGGAGTCAGATCTGTTGTGAGCGTCCTGACTGGGACGCTTAGCAGTTGTATGACCCAGTGCTCCTGGCCGCTCAGTCTCCTCTAAACCCTGTCAGATCATAGGAGTCAAGTGGGCAGGGccttggggatctgggggctgaaGGGAGACTCTCCCCACACCCAGAACCACTTACATGTCTGCAGCCCCTTCCTCTACCCTCCAGCCCCTTCGTCTTCCTCAGAAGCTGCGTAAAAGATAGAGCTACTCTTCCCCAGTAAGAGTTCTGTGTAAGACATTTCTGCGTATTGTACAAAAAAGGTTCCAGATCTGGTCTGTAGGTTTGTGGGTGTCCTATACACACTTCTCCAGAAAGGTGTCCTGCAGCTCGGTGAAAGTCCCGGGACTGTCTGGTGTGAGCACTGGGTGTGGCGCACTGCATGAGAAGACCACAGGAGAACTGACTGAACCTGTAAACACACTTTCTTTTTGGGAGCATGCTTAGACCCCAAGGCTGGCCCACAGAAATGCAGTCAAGTGCAGCGGAACATGGAGGGAAACGATGCTCACTGAACTCCAGAGTGGTGTTTGAAGAACTGAAGGCTGGCTGTCAATGACCTCTTTTAGGCCTAGCCTAAAAGAGCTGGAGATAGCCTGTGGGCTAGATTCTAGAGAGAGGGACATGGGGCACTTGTAGGACCAAAGTGGGACTGGCTGGTGGTTGGCTGCGGTGATTGGGTGTTGTGGTTGGCTGTGGTGGTTGGCTGTGGTGGTTGGCTGTGGAGATTGGATGTGGTGGTTGGCTGTGGAGATTGGATGTGGTGGTTGGCTGTGGTGATTGGATGTAGTGGCTGGATATGGTGGTTGACTTTCTGACTGGTTATAGTGGTTGTGGTGAGTGGATTTGGTAATGGACTATAGCGACTGTATTTGGTTGAATATGTGGTAATTGGATTAGGTGATTGACTGTAGTGACTGGATTTGTTGGTGGATTATGATGACTGTATCTGCTGGTTGTGGTGACTGGATTTGGTAGTTGACCGTGTTACCCAGCACCCAGAGCCCGTCAGTTGATTGCCCAGCACTTCTCCCCATAGAACGCTCTGTAAGCCGTGCTGTCTGTCTGCTCACTCTCCCTGGCTAGCAACTCTGGGctccacaggtagtgaagcaaagGAGGGAGATTGGAGAAGCTAGACAAAAGGCGATGGATGAGAATGACACTCCGTGAGTTTGTAGAAAAACCGCTGGCTGTCGAGTTAAGTGTGGTAGGAATGTTGCTGATGCAGGGTGAGGGCACAGCTTGTGGGTGGTAGTTTGGAAGGACAGTTCGATGAATACCGAATGAAGGGaaagatggatagatgggtgggaAAAAAGTGCTGAGGCTGTGTTTAGTCAGAGCTCCCTGCCCGGGCCATGAGGCAGCCAACATTATTTGAAGCTGAGGGAGTGGACAAGGGGGTAGAGGTTGGCAAGGGGGGGGTGATTTATGGTACATTATACTTACGTGTTAGATTCTCTTCCGGAGCCTTGCTCCAGGTGAGTGGTCGATAAGTAAACATTGGAACAAGTGAGAGGTTCTTCAGTTGGATGACTTGCAGCCCACTGCCTGCTGTGTGGAGCAGAAGTAAACAAGGGGAAGGAAACCCTGGAAAGTTTTGTCAGTTTGGGGTGAGCAGCTTTCAGAGCAAGCCGGAGTAGGAATCTTACTCATGAGCAGGCCATGGgggagttttatttttaatttctcgaGAATCTCAAGAGAGTCTTTGATTAGTAACTTGTCCTTCATCACCACAGCCGTCTAACAAGGTGTTCACTTAAATGCCATTTTAAAACCAGCTACTTTGTTTTGGGGAGATAATGAAATGGTACCCCTTGACGAAAGCAGTTTTGTGAGACATTTCCTCAACAGAAATCAGCTTAagatcaattaaaaatatttttatttaatttttttgttatctttatttattggatagagatagccagaaattgagagtagagggagagagagagagagagagagagagagagggagagacagacacctgcagccctgcctcaccacttgcaaagctttcccactgcaggtggggaccggggccttgaacctgggtccttgcgcactgtaacatgtgtgcctaaccaggtatgccaccacccggcccctaaaaatatatcttcagggagtcgggcggcagtgcagtaggttaagtgcatgtggcacaaagtgcaaggaccggcgtaaggatcccggttcaagcccctggctccccacctgcaggggagtcgcttcacagacagtgaagcaggtctgtaggtgtctatctttctctccccctctttgtcttcccctcctcccaccagttctctctgtcctgtctaacagcgatgacatcaataataataataataactacaacaacaagaaataacaggcaacaaaagggaaaataaataaatataaaaaaatatatctttattgggaTGGAATTGACACAACAAACCACATATTTAAAGATTTGGCATCTGTATATGCCTGTATATGTATATTACTGATTACCCTGGAAGTTTCTACCTCTTgcgatttatttttgtttttatatttaacctttactttttattttttttatttacttagctatttttaaatttttaccaaagcactgctcggctctggtttatggtggtactggggattgaacccaggattttgaagtctcaggcacaagtctctttttttttaaaaatttttttttttatatttattttatttattttttctcttttgttgcccttgttgttttattgttgtagttattgttgttgttgtcgttgttggataggacagagagaaatggagagaggaggggaagacagagagggggagagaaagacagacacctgcagacctgcttcaccgcctgtgaagcgactcccctgcaggtggggagccggggttcgaaccgggatccttatgccggtccttgtgctttgcgccacctgcgcttaacccgctgcgctacagcccgactcccggcacaagtctctttgcacaaccattgtgctatctctccctatctgattttctttttgaCTCTGCCTACTTCCTGTCTTTAACAAGCATttaacgtgctgtgctactgcccgattccctaaaGATACGTTTTTACGCGCTGGGTGGtggctggcgcacctggttgagcgcacatgttacggtgcgcaaggtcccaggttcaaaccctcagtccccacctgcagtgggaaagctttgcgagtggtgaagctgggctgcaggtagaACTAGACAATAtgcatttttcttctcttcctcctcctcctctttgtttcCCCAACTTATTTCACTCACTAGAACGGTTATGAAGGTCCTAATACCATGCACCAGTAGCCTTCCTGTAGTGTATTCTTTTAGTCCGAGCAGTAAGCCTTTGTGTGAATGTACTTTTGCATCTGAGTTTAGCTGTTGGTGGCTATCTGTGTTACTTTCAGTTTGGGGGTTACGGCAGGTAAAGCCACTGTGAACATGTGAGTGCAGATGGCAGTGTGAACACATAGTGTGGATCTCCTTGGCAGATGCCTTGCACAGTGACTCGGTCAGAATGACAGGTGACTGACtgctgaagaaaaaaaagccagactATTTTCTGAAGCGGTTGTACCCACTTACATTCCCGCTAGCAGTGCATGGGAGTGGAATCCCTCCACATTCTCCCCAATACTcgttctgcctttctcttccttttgttaCTTTTTACTCGCTATGTGTAGAATCTGTCTTCTGGTACTTTTAGAGTTGGTGAGTCTTTGTGATGAAGCAGTGGTTAGATACTGGTTTTGGGGGGTTTCTGGCAGATTGTTCCTTCTGTTGTCTACTTAGGGGGTGTAACTGTAGCCACTTGACAGTAGGTAATATGGATAGATAGTGCTCACGCCAGAGTGTCAGTCTGGGATTTGTGGTACAGGAGATCCAATTCAGGACCCTAACATTTGCAAATCCTGTTCTATATACCCTTGAGCCAATTCCAGACCTTTTTTTTGATGAGTGTTTTTGCCTGATACGTTTATCTGTCCTTTCACTTCGGAATGACTTTCCCACTAGGCTTGGCTTAAGAGTAATTGGCCACTTAGGTAGTTAGTTTTGTTTTGAGTCTTGAATCTTTTCCTTATGGAAATaaacaccatctttttttttgggggggagggtaaaCTTCCTTTCATGTAGAGtttgttttcattaaaaaaattaaaaaaaaaactttaatttgatagagacagaaagagagagagagagagagacccttgcagtacctgcttcactgcgcgTTGAGCTGCCCCTATAGAGTGAGGACCAGAGGGCTTGACCCCAGGCGGCTTCTTGCACGTGGCAAGGTGTGCACATGAAGTCGCTTGTGAAATCCTTTGGGAAATTACAAGACTAGATGTTAAaaacaacaaccaccaccacaacaaccaCAACTCACCCGCTGGTGCTTTGAGTTCAGCCTGGAGGAACAGCAGCTTCCTGCTCACGTCTGCCATTTCTTTGGCCACCCCAGCAGTGCTTCCCCACTGTCTGCCTGTCACCTCACAGTGCTTGTGGCTCTCACATGTCTGGGCTCAGCTTTCCACAGGTATGTGATGGCTGGAGAGAGGATGGCCTTCCACCATACCTCCCGGTCGCTCGCGGCTTAGTTTGAAGAAGAGTCAGATGCACCCCTGGACCCAGAGAGCAGAACCATTGTATTTCAGAGCACAGGTGCTCACATGGCTCTTGTGTATTCACAGGTACTTCCTGGTGGATTTCTACGCGCCCACAGCCACCCTTAAAAACATCACGGATCACTTGTCTCGGGACACCGATGTGATCAGACCGACTATCGTGAAACACCCTCTGACCCAGGAAGTGAAAGAGTGTGAAGGGATTGTCCCCACCCCACTGGAAGACAAACTATACTTcccgaagaagaagaagtagatctTAGTCCGCCTTCTGTTGGCTTCACTCACACACAAGCGTCCAAAATTCATAAATTTACAAACTTGATCTTTATGTGAGAATGTGAGAGTGTGTTTACAGGTGCCATTCAGTTtccctagggtttttttttttttttccagttcctgATGCCCTTGCTGGGGGCAGCAGCTCACTCAGAGCCAGGCTGTCATCTATGTCCCTGCCACAGCATCCTTGATCTCCTGTCACtactgtctttttttgtttgtttgtttgcttgcttgtttgtcaGCGGGTGCCCTGTGCCCTGGAACAGCTCAAACACCATAGCGAAGAAGGACTCAGACAGATCAGCTTTGACTTTGGAGTGAGACACTCAGAGTTGATGAGAGTTAATAGATAAACTTGAAGGGACAAGACCCTGGGGTTCTCTAAGTCACCTTGGACCGAAGCAATAAACATGGCCTTGAAACACACCCAAAGGTGTCCTTTGTCACGCCAAGGCCCTAgcatgtggtgggggtgggggctcccctCCCTGTGGGCTCCACCCCCCCCAGCGGCAGTCTGCTCAGTTAtccaggggggaggggggctggggttCTCAGCACAAATGCAGACTCAGGGTGTGGGGGAGGATGTGTGTATGCGCAGGGTGTCTGCCCTTAGGTTGCTGGGTTCTGGCAGATCGTGGTACTGCACACTGGTCCCTGAAACTCtgatacagaaagggagaaacacacctggggctgggtggtggcgcacctggttgagcgcacgtgttacataatacacaaggacccagctccAAGCCCAcaattcccatctgcaaggggaaagctttgtgagtgatgaagcagggctgcaggtgtctctctgtctcttctccttatctcccccttctgtctcaatttctgtctctttccaataaataaatcaagattataattaaaaaaataaaactaaataaaaagaaagaccctTTTCGccattgtgaagcttttcccctgaaggtggggagcgaagcttgaacccaggtccttgtacacgatAATATTTGCCTTTAACCAGGTGACCCAGCTCCTGGCTCCGTGCaggtgggtcctcacacatggtaatatgtgtagtGTTTAGGATAGAAAGGGAAGTCGAGACACTACAGCCCCTCTCtgctacttgtgaagcctccttccCTGCTTCCTGCCcctcagtgctcccatgtggtggctagggactcaaacccatcTCCTAGAAGAGACTAACATGCACCAGATCaaccacctcccagactcccGCCCCCTTTCTGCTTAGTCTTATGGACCCAAACACCATAAAACCACAGCTTCAAATTACCCCAGGGACAAgaagctaaaaaaagaaaagtctgcaGGGACTAGAGGGCCAGTTAGCACTGCAGACTGGAAACAAGAGGGGTGAAGTGGAGATTATCTGGGAAAACAGCTACTTCCTATTCCTTGAGGAATTGCCTGAAAACACCAGCTGGCAGCCCTGGGACTCTGCCCCCAGTGGGCTCCCTCCCGTGCCTCCCCTCAGGTGCTTTCACGTTCCTTCTAGTTGGTTCCATGAGTGCTACTGCCAAAACCTGTGAGCTGCCATGCACTCCTTTGTAAAAAGAAGATTTTTAGTtgtgtttatttaatttgataggacagagagaaactgaaagggaagagagacacctgcagatctgttttaccGTTTgcgaagcttccttcttgcaggcgggggccaggggcttgctgtgtacttgtgcatagtaacgtgcagttaaccaggtgccaccgcctggccccccaacactttttaattttttttattcttttaaaaaaattttatttataaaaaggaaatactggcaaaacccataggataagaggggtacaactccacacaattcctaccaccagacctccatatcccatcccctcccctgatagctttcctattctttatccctctgggagtatggacccaaggtcattgtgggatgcagaaggtggaaggtctggcttctggaattgcttccccgctgaacatgggcgttggcaggtggatccatactcccagcctgcctctctctagtggggcggggctctggggaatcggggctccaggacacattggtgggggtcgtcTGTCcccaacacatttttttaaagaattgttttggttttttttttttttttggtccttttttTCTCACCACTCCTGTCTCCAAAgatctgtatccccatccccccCAGAACCCCTATAATTCTCCCACAGCCTTAGATatgcattgactttttttttttcacatttgtaattcagttctctatattccacatatgagtgaaagcattctgtagttgtccttcacctctttacttccTTCACTGAGcctcatcttctccagttccatccactttacccCAAAGAACACAATTTTATCTTTTTCATCACTGAGCAATACTGCACTgagtatatatatcccataacattTTTGTTCAGTCATCTGACAAagggcatttgggttgtttccggGTTTTTGGTATTGTGAATCAAGCCGCTGTGAACATGGAGGTGCATATACCCCTTCGAATCAATGTGGTTATATCTTCTGGGTAAATGCCAgtagtgggattgctgggttataaggcatttccatttgtcCAGGGGAGTTGGGATGGAATCggcatcatctgcaacttggtgcctgaaaggaAGTCGGatgtaaatcaggacaaaatgtttaagaaacaggaaccagaaagtaggaatattCAGCAGGTGAGAAGAGGGATCTGAGAATGCATGGAAGGTAGGAAGTCTGTTTGGGTATGTTCCTAGAGCCCGGGCCCCATTTACCTGAACAACGAAAGGTGAGCAGTGAATCAAGACAGGCCAGGCCAGGTGAGCAAATAGCTGAGCAGGTGAGGCCGGTGGGGGCAGGTGTGGGTGCTGCTGCCCCTCGCTGAACTGAGGCAGGAGAGGGGACATGACAAAAGATACAGGGTCCCCTTCCGGGTGACTGGAGAACCTCCCCCCTCCATATGTCCCCTACCCCAGGTAGCCTGAAAGGGCAGGAACCAGCCACAGAAGCAGGAGAGCCAGGCCTCAAGGGGGCCCTTCAGCTCCAGAGCCTCCCGGCTGTTTCCTGACTCCTTGTGACCCACAGTCAGGATGGAGTGCCCTGAAGGCCGGTGTGTGTGCACGGCAGGGTGTTTCCTCTTCCTATAGAGACAGGGCCTCCATTGTACACGCTCAATTTGCTGCTCCCAGACCTCTTTATATCCAGGGAGAAACAGGCTGTACCAGAGCTTCCCTTGGCTCCATGGTCCTCCCGTGTGGTGTTAGGGCTTCAACTCTGGGTCAGACACATGCTGAGGCCCACGCCCTGCCTGCTGAGTTGTctctgtccgtgtgtgtgtgtgtgtgtgtgtgtgtgtgtgtgtgtgtgtgtgtgtgtgtataatgatTATttagaggctaggtggtggctcaccctatAGAGTTGtctccgtgtgtgtgtatgtgtgtgtgtgtgtgtgtaataattatttagaggctgggtggtggctcaccctgtagAGTATACtcattaccatgagtgaggacccaagttcaagcccccggtccccacctgtaggggggaagcttcactagcagcagagtagtgtgtgttgttttcgacggggtatgttgttttctccgggctggcttcacaggcaggtaacagatgaccagggactcatggctgggttgtacgcagtatctctttattcatgcaggacgcagcacaatctaagacgagctaagctaagctaaactcaagttaaagtaccctaaaactcacaatgttgtctttatatatacttgccaagtagggtggaaacaggatgtgacataaagagggtggagagaaagtgactggtgaaaatcagaatgtgacaaggagggggtggagcaggcgagaatcctatcactgaaccaccaatgccctggagggaggtacttgttaacagtggttatgtaaatagaatgaagtggttatgtaaatagaatagtgttaagcaggggggatttaaatcaaatgaaacagaaggagtctcatgcataccaacaattccccctttctttttaactaatggccattgtggggtgaacagaaacctatatcgtacaggtgttttcaaaagaactggcataagacatgaaaaacaaaataggcgagcagcaataaccagtgtgatgccaaggggaatatttcttgcctcaaagggcaaggcctagcaggcgaaagggcatttcttgcctctgggaacgcttcatgcctctgggggcatctcttgcctcaaagggcgtttcatgcctctgtgggaataacgtaataaggagggggagttttctgcctctggggcagagcctgcaggcgagggaacatggtctataaagtctcaaggcaattggctgaagttagtctttgagaaacacagcagcgtgtaccggtaagtccaatggaggtgtcagtccaaagtagctgaccacagaagaaaatgccagaggatgaaacgctgcacgtctgtctcaatggggaatgtcggccaccagaattctgcttttctgtagagtgagctttggagtctgtgaatctgtttcttcaggtcatgccaggtctcatcattggtttccgggggtgtgttgtagtcattttatcttgtgggcgatgtcagagaacaggggtccaaatggatttccatttgagcagatgatttttcatgtgaagactttgacagctgaaattcacttacttgtcaaacaaaacttgtagcagattagaagtttactataaggagaaatctccatgcatctcccaagctctatgatcccggtcataagaaaccaaagttcctggtcagggaaccgaaatgtggcccagagtaaaatgttccagagacagactaactgtctcatgatgaaacagtagaggctttggcaaacctcttcataagtagaaaggcaacctatggtggatgggtagccaagtttacttatctggacgatgggtgggtagggtcccgtgttgatgccggtccatgtttcagggcttatttcagtccctgttcaggcgccatatgttgttttgccaggctatgttgttttcgacgggttatgttgttttcgccgggctggcttcacgggcgggtaacagatgaccagggactcatggctgggttgtacgcagtatctctttattcatgcaggatgcagcacaatctaagatgagctaagctaaactcaagttaaagtaccctaaaactcacaatgttgtctttatatatacttgccaagtagggtggaaacaggatgtgacatagagagggtggagagaaagtgactggtgaaaatcagaatgtgacaaagagggggtagAGCAGGCgaaaatcctatcactgaaccaccaatgccctggagggaggtacttgttaacagtggttatgtaaatagaatgaagtggttatgtaaatagaatagtgttaaacaggggggaatttaaaccaaatgaaacaaaaagagtctcatgcataccaacaaatgtgcaggtgtctcctctctcccttcctctctttatctctcaccgtttaacataaaaacaaaaaatggcgaccaggagcagtggaagcaCACAGGCACGGAATCCCAGGGGGAACCCAGGTGGCAAAGATCAGTAaatgagaaatatatatttatggagagaaccagagcaccactccagtgtgTGCACTgcactgccggggatcaaactcaggacctcctgcccgcaagtcctgtgttctgcaGCTGAGCTAcctgctttgtattttctgcACAGGGTGGGCTCATGGAGATGGGGacgaggtggaggctgggggcctgAGTAGCCGGTCTCTCGGCTGTCTGTGGGAAGTTATCTCTCAGAGACATTTCTGAGTGCAGAGGGAGTGCCAGAACCCCAAGGCAGTTCAGCCTCAGGGCCCCTTGGGGGTAGTGAGGGTGTGGGCTGCATTTCCAAACATCTAGTTGCATCTGGAAGGGTACCTTGCCCCTCCCAGCAGCCCAGGGGCCTCAGCACAGCACAAAAGCCCAGTCTTGACATTACCATTCACTCCTTCCTGAGTCCATGAGGCGAGTTCTGCACCCGTCTTACAGGTGGACACCAAGCTCAGAGAGAAGCAGTAGCTCAGGCGCCAAGGCTCCAAATTGAAGAGCCGGGCTTGGTGACTCGAGTCCATGCTGAGCCACTGCACGCTTCTGGAGGTGACTGCTACCTGCCCTCATAGCTAGGGCATGCTCGCGGAACGGTGGAAGACTCTGGCTTTAAGCTCCCCAATCCTAGAGTAAGAGCCCAGGCTTCCCGACTGCtagattgattttttaaatttatttattggctggacagccagaaattgaaagggatgggggggtagtgagagagagagagacagagagacatctgcagcactgcttcaccacttgcaaagcttttcccctgcaggtggggaccaggggcttgaacctgtgtcctcgtggatt
Above is a genomic segment from Erinaceus europaeus chromosome 9, mEriEur2.1, whole genome shotgun sequence containing:
- the MRPS6 gene encoding small ribosomal subunit protein bS6m; this translates as MPRYELALILKAMQRPETATALKRLLEALMDKGAIVRSLESLGQRTLPYTMAAHGQRHRQGGYFLVDFYAPTATLKNITDHLSRDTDVIRPTIVKHPLTQEVKECEGIVPTPLEDKLYFPKKKK